A single window of Pectobacterium parmentieri DNA harbors:
- the hutC gene encoding histidine utilization repressor yields MEQRDIFKATADETHLDQPAPLYERVKSTIKINIHSGAWPANYRVPSESKLVSQFGYSRMTINRALRELTTEGLLVRMQGVGTFVAEVRGQSALLEINNIADEIASRGHRHHARVLELTQLHADTQQSLTFNLPKGGLLFHSLICHYENGVPVMLEDRMVNKLIVPDYLQQDFTRITPNAYLSSIAPIVEGEHIIEAVNVPRSECVYLEIDEHTPCLQVNRRTWTGSQDKKIVTSVRLVYPGTRYRLEGSMCK; encoded by the coding sequence ATGGAGCAAAGAGATATTTTTAAGGCAACCGCAGACGAAACTCATCTCGATCAGCCCGCCCCTCTCTATGAAAGGGTGAAAAGCACGATCAAGATCAATATCCACAGCGGTGCCTGGCCTGCGAACTACCGCGTGCCATCCGAAAGCAAATTGGTCAGTCAGTTTGGTTACAGCCGGATGACCATTAACCGCGCCCTGCGTGAACTGACCACTGAAGGGCTGCTGGTGCGTATGCAAGGTGTCGGGACGTTTGTCGCCGAAGTGCGCGGGCAATCTGCGCTGCTGGAAATTAACAACATCGCCGATGAAATTGCCAGCCGTGGCCATCGCCATCATGCGCGTGTACTGGAGTTGACACAACTGCATGCAGATACCCAACAATCGCTGACCTTTAACCTGCCGAAAGGCGGCCTCCTGTTCCACTCGCTGATTTGCCATTACGAAAATGGCGTTCCGGTGATGCTGGAAGACCGGATGGTGAATAAACTGATTGTGCCAGACTATCTGCAGCAGGATTTCACCCGCATCACCCCAAATGCCTATCTCTCTTCCATCGCACCGATTGTCGAGGGTGAGCACATTATTGAAGCTGTCAACGTTCCGCGTAGCGAATGCGTCTATCTGGAAATTGATGAGCACACGCCCTGCCTGCAAGTAAACCGCCGCACCTGGACCGGTAGCCAGGACAAGAAAATTGTCACCAGTGTACGCCTGGTCTATCCAGGTACGCGCTACCGCTTGGAAGGAAGCATGTGCAAATGA
- a CDS encoding HutD family protein → MRLLPYTGYAEMRWKNGQGVTREVCRFPAGEQYDWRISIATIRENGAFSRFPGYLRNISVLEGEGMFLTIDGQRSALIPPFKAMGFKGDSVVSCEIVGGPLLDFNVIYCRETTESRVRWMQAGEWQHQQGTLLMFNAGNALNVTVSGEHHTLQQYDSLLINSSATVAVNDIDALIACVTLTSR, encoded by the coding sequence ATGAGGCTGCTGCCTTATACCGGCTACGCCGAAATGCGTTGGAAAAATGGCCAGGGCGTTACCCGCGAAGTGTGCCGTTTTCCCGCAGGCGAACAGTATGACTGGCGTATATCGATAGCAACAATCCGCGAAAATGGCGCGTTTTCGCGTTTTCCCGGCTACCTGCGCAATATCAGTGTGCTGGAAGGCGAAGGCATGTTTCTGACCATCGATGGTCAGCGCAGCGCATTAATCCCGCCTTTTAAGGCGATGGGTTTTAAGGGCGACAGCGTCGTTTCCTGCGAAATTGTCGGCGGGCCGTTACTCGATTTCAACGTGATCTACTGCCGCGAAACCACCGAATCGAGAGTACGCTGGATGCAAGCTGGAGAGTGGCAACATCAGCAGGGAACCCTGCTGATGTTCAACGCCGGAAATGCTCTGAACGTCACCGTCTCGGGTGAGCATCATACCCTACAACAGTACGACAGCCTGCTGATCAATAGTTCGGCGACGGTTGCCGTCAATGACATCGACGCGCTTATCGCCTGCGTGACGCTGACATCGCGCTAA
- a CDS encoding HAL/PAL/TAL family ammonia-lyase, whose translation MNAVALGTHATTIDELVRIADGAPVVLADDALMQMDKVSGYIHNAIADGKVIYGLTTGVGDLVTERLSADQIASVQLNMLRSHACGMGADLSVREVRAMMAVMLKSLLQGYSGVSSGLAQRICLMLNRQVTPWSPANGSVGYLIATAHIGLSLFGEGQCWYQGELLPSAEALAKAGIPPRIPGPREGHALISGTYEITALACLAVRDFEQLLPVADMAGGMCLEALKGNTRGYDARLHALRPHDGQQETAQILRRLLHGSEILQHYRDHRVQDALSLRCIPQIHGAVRDQLAHCRHIVTTELNSVTDNPVFLIEDDALVILPGGNGHGAPLALALDALAVAIAQLSTASQARSDRITNVYLSGLPAFLVGKSGANSGMMIPPYVAAALAGNNRSLAAPASVHTVSTCAGQEDHISMGVSSARKAMQAVANAVDIVAIELLCACQAIEFHRPLRASVGTELTLSMVRQHVAFRETDTPLYTDMHAVRDLISGCELSRQLALLIKEGADG comes from the coding sequence ATGAATGCGGTAGCCCTAGGCACTCATGCCACTACCATTGATGAACTGGTGCGAATTGCCGATGGTGCGCCGGTTGTTCTGGCTGATGATGCGCTGATGCAGATGGATAAGGTCAGCGGTTACATTCACAACGCCATTGCTGATGGGAAGGTGATTTATGGCCTGACGACCGGCGTGGGAGACCTGGTGACCGAGCGTCTCTCTGCGGATCAAATTGCCAGCGTACAGCTCAACATGTTGCGCAGCCACGCCTGCGGCATGGGTGCCGATCTGTCGGTGCGGGAAGTACGGGCCATGATGGCGGTAATGCTGAAATCGCTATTACAGGGCTACAGCGGCGTCAGTTCCGGGCTGGCACAGCGGATATGTCTGATGCTGAACCGGCAGGTGACGCCGTGGTCACCTGCCAATGGTTCTGTAGGGTATCTGATAGCCACCGCGCACATCGGTTTATCGCTGTTTGGTGAAGGGCAGTGCTGGTATCAGGGCGAGTTATTACCCTCTGCTGAGGCGCTGGCAAAGGCGGGCATTCCGCCACGCATTCCCGGTCCGCGCGAAGGGCACGCGCTGATCAGCGGCACTTACGAAATCACCGCGCTGGCCTGTCTGGCTGTGCGGGATTTCGAGCAGTTGCTGCCTGTTGCCGATATGGCCGGCGGCATGTGTCTCGAAGCGTTGAAAGGCAACACCCGCGGCTATGACGCGCGTCTGCACGCTCTGCGTCCCCATGACGGACAACAAGAAACGGCGCAGATTTTGCGCCGTTTACTGCATGGCAGTGAGATCCTTCAGCACTACCGCGACCATCGGGTGCAGGACGCGCTCAGCCTGCGTTGCATCCCGCAAATCCATGGAGCGGTGCGCGATCAACTGGCACATTGCCGTCATATCGTCACCACCGAACTCAATTCGGTAACCGATAACCCCGTGTTTTTAATTGAAGACGATGCGCTGGTGATTTTGCCTGGCGGTAACGGTCACGGTGCACCGCTGGCGCTGGCACTCGATGCGCTGGCGGTGGCTATCGCACAGCTTAGTACTGCTTCGCAGGCACGTTCAGACCGCATTACTAACGTGTATCTCAGCGGCTTACCGGCGTTTCTGGTCGGTAAAAGTGGCGCTAATTCCGGGATGATGATCCCGCCATATGTTGCCGCTGCGCTCGCCGGGAATAACCGCAGTCTGGCGGCACCCGCCAGCGTACACACGGTGTCTACCTGTGCCGGGCAGGAAGATCATATCAGCATGGGCGTTTCCTCGGCGCGAAAAGCGATGCAGGCAGTGGCGAACGCGGTGGATATCGTGGCTATTGAGCTGCTGTGCGCCTGTCAAGCGATTGAATTTCACCGCCCGCTGCGGGCCTCGGTTGGCACGGAACTGACGCTTTCGATGGTGCGCCAGCACGTGGCGTTTCGTGAAACCGACACGCCGCTGTACACAGATATGCATGCCGTCCGGGATTTGATTTCTGGTTGTGAGCTGAGCCGCCAACTCGCGTTACTGATTAAGGAGGGGGCCGATGGGTAA
- a CDS encoding ABC transporter substrate-binding protein encodes MIKKRYFTLFSAALLSVASSVWAADAGQKVIIGSADFPENQLLATIYAGALEAQNIPVEKKLNIGSREVYIPALLDGSITVIPEYSGALLSYLDAKSEAHSSEDVAKALATNLPEKVKMLNTSRAQNSDVLVVTKKTADKYKLKTIDDLKPVAGQLVLGGPAEWKTRHEGVPGLRDVYGLNFKTFKVLDVAGPLTLTALKNNQIQVADLTSTTPEIKKDHLVALEDPKHLFAAQNIVPIVASSTLNPTIESTLNKISAQLTTEDLIAMNEQLAEFASIDDVAHQWLVKHQLSK; translated from the coding sequence ATGATTAAGAAACGCTATTTCACGTTGTTCAGTGCCGCACTGTTGTCTGTCGCTTCTTCTGTCTGGGCTGCTGATGCCGGCCAGAAAGTGATTATTGGTTCAGCGGATTTTCCGGAAAATCAGTTATTGGCGACGATCTACGCCGGGGCGCTGGAAGCGCAAAACATTCCTGTCGAGAAAAAACTCAATATTGGCAGCCGTGAAGTCTATATTCCGGCATTGCTGGACGGTTCGATCACCGTGATCCCGGAGTACAGCGGCGCATTGCTGAGTTATCTGGATGCGAAAAGCGAAGCGCACAGCTCGGAAGATGTGGCGAAAGCACTTGCCACTAATCTGCCAGAAAAAGTAAAAATGCTGAACACTTCAAGGGCGCAGAACAGCGATGTGCTGGTGGTAACGAAGAAAACGGCCGACAAATACAAACTGAAAACTATCGATGACCTGAAACCCGTCGCCGGGCAGCTAGTGCTTGGTGGCCCGGCTGAGTGGAAAACTCGCCATGAAGGTGTTCCCGGTCTGCGTGACGTCTACGGTCTGAATTTTAAAACCTTCAAAGTGCTGGATGTTGCTGGCCCGCTGACGCTTACCGCGCTGAAAAACAACCAGATTCAGGTAGCTGACCTGACCTCCACCACTCCGGAAATCAAAAAAGATCACTTGGTTGCGCTGGAAGATCCGAAACACCTGTTTGCCGCACAGAACATTGTGCCGATTGTCGCCAGCAGCACGCTGAATCCAACCATTGAAAGCACGCTGAATAAAATCTCCGCGCAACTGACCACCGAAGACCTGATTGCCATGAACGAACAGCTTGCTGAATTTGCCAGCATTGATGATGTGGCGCACCAGTGGCTGGTTAAACACCAACTAAGCAAGTAA
- a CDS encoding ABC transporter permease: protein MTEWFFDLSHWYGDDGIVPLLLQHIGYSAVALAIAVAIAFPVGCYTGHTGKGEALLIGTTNALRSLPSFGLIILLVILLAGYFESDMAFVLPCIIVLVVLALPPVALGVHAGIRSVDPSVHDAANGIGLTPLQVLWQVELPCAMPLILSGIRSAALQIVSTATIAAYVSLGGLGRLIIDGRAANDFAQMTAGALLVALLALVIDLFFSFSGKVVVSPGITRKTKNQ from the coding sequence ATGACTGAATGGTTTTTCGATCTCAGCCACTGGTATGGCGATGACGGCATTGTACCGCTGTTGTTGCAGCATATCGGTTACAGCGCGGTGGCGCTGGCGATTGCTGTCGCCATTGCCTTCCCGGTTGGCTGCTACACCGGGCATACCGGGAAAGGGGAGGCGCTACTGATTGGCACCACCAACGCCCTGCGATCGCTGCCTTCATTTGGCCTGATTATTTTGCTGGTGATCCTGCTGGCGGGCTATTTCGAATCGGATATGGCGTTTGTACTGCCCTGCATCATCGTGCTGGTGGTGCTGGCGTTGCCGCCAGTGGCGCTGGGCGTGCACGCGGGTATCCGCTCTGTTGATCCCAGCGTGCATGACGCGGCAAATGGGATTGGCCTGACGCCGCTTCAGGTGCTGTGGCAAGTCGAGTTGCCTTGCGCGATGCCGCTAATCCTCTCTGGGATCCGCAGCGCGGCATTGCAGATTGTCTCCACCGCGACCATCGCGGCATACGTTTCACTCGGCGGTCTGGGACGGTTGATTATCGACGGACGCGCTGCCAATGACTTTGCGCAGATGACGGCCGGGGCTCTCCTTGTCGCGCTGCTGGCATTGGTCATTGATCTCTTTTTTTCGTTTTCAGGGAAAGTCGTGGTTTCACCGGGCATCACCCGGAAAACCAAAAATCAGTGA
- a CDS encoding ABC transporter permease, giving the protein MRFDWLWGQSDRILNLLLWHCYLSITPILIGLLLAIPVGWAVNSMPKVKGVILNLFGLLYTIPSLALFVLLPPLLNTQILDPINVVVALTIYSFALLVRTVCDGLDSVAEDTRQSAFALGFKPLQQFWQIDLPLAVPVIGSGLRVAVVSNVSIVSVAALIGAPQLGSLFTQGFQLQFLTPIIAAIVLCIALAFILDCLVVAITRSLSRWQPQRG; this is encoded by the coding sequence ATGAGGTTTGACTGGCTGTGGGGGCAAAGCGACAGGATCCTCAACCTGCTGCTCTGGCACTGCTATTTGTCGATTACGCCGATCCTGATAGGTTTGCTGCTGGCTATCCCGGTGGGCTGGGCGGTTAACAGCATGCCGAAAGTGAAAGGGGTGATCCTTAACCTTTTCGGCCTGTTGTACACCATTCCTTCGCTGGCGCTGTTCGTACTGCTGCCGCCGCTGCTGAATACGCAAATTCTTGATCCGATCAACGTGGTTGTGGCGTTGACCATTTACAGCTTTGCGCTGCTGGTGAGAACCGTGTGCGACGGGCTGGATTCCGTCGCTGAAGATACCCGGCAGTCTGCTTTTGCGCTGGGGTTCAAACCACTACAGCAATTTTGGCAGATTGATCTACCACTTGCTGTGCCGGTGATCGGTTCCGGGCTGCGTGTGGCGGTGGTCTCTAACGTCAGTATTGTGTCTGTAGCCGCGCTGATTGGCGCACCGCAGTTGGGTTCGCTGTTTACTCAGGGGTTTCAGCTCCAGTTCCTCACTCCGATTATCGCCGCGATTGTGCTGTGCATCGCGCTGGCCTTCATTCTGGATTGCCTGGTGGTGGCGATAACCCGTTCTTTAAGCCGCTGGCAACCGCAAAGGGGATAA
- a CDS encoding ABC transporter ATP-binding protein, with amino-acid sequence MITFNNVTKHYDDGTVVVDGLNLVAPGGKITVLVGPSGCGKTTSLRMINRLIEPSSGTILLNGESTAQMDVVQLRRRIGYVIQNAGLFPHKTIIDNIATTAILNGATKSKARARAAELLAVVGLAPQLAKRYPWQLSGGQQQRVGVARALAADPEFMLMDEPFSAVDPVVREQLQEEFLRIQKEVSKTIIMVTHDIDEAMKLGDCVAVLKPGGKLAQLATPGELLNAPQSEFVADFIGRDRGYRKLSFHTSAPLAALQAESTIEMGATLESRGINAQRWLLVTQQGKACGWFDTYQQATVITPENVNLGATFSPQGGTLRQLLDSALSSPCHRAVVVDEQLVPQGSLALEHVLDACKSLTQEAL; translated from the coding sequence ATGATTACTTTCAACAATGTGACCAAGCATTACGACGACGGCACCGTCGTGGTCGATGGCCTGAACCTTGTCGCGCCGGGAGGCAAAATTACCGTGCTGGTAGGGCCGTCTGGCTGCGGAAAAACCACCTCATTACGCATGATCAACCGATTGATCGAACCCTCTTCCGGCACGATTTTGCTCAATGGGGAATCCACCGCACAAATGGATGTTGTGCAGTTGCGTCGGCGCATTGGGTACGTGATCCAGAATGCCGGGTTGTTCCCGCATAAAACCATCATCGATAACATCGCCACCACCGCTATCCTTAACGGCGCGACGAAAAGCAAAGCCAGAGCCAGAGCGGCGGAATTACTGGCGGTGGTTGGTCTGGCGCCGCAACTGGCGAAACGCTACCCGTGGCAGCTTTCCGGTGGGCAACAGCAGCGCGTCGGCGTGGCGCGTGCGCTGGCCGCTGATCCGGAATTTATGCTGATGGACGAACCCTTCAGCGCGGTCGATCCCGTTGTACGTGAACAGTTGCAGGAAGAGTTTCTGCGCATTCAGAAAGAGGTCAGTAAGACCATCATTATGGTCACGCACGATATCGATGAAGCGATGAAGCTAGGTGATTGCGTTGCGGTGCTGAAACCCGGCGGCAAACTGGCGCAACTGGCTACGCCGGGCGAATTGCTGAATGCGCCGCAAAGTGAATTTGTTGCCGACTTCATTGGCCGCGATCGCGGTTATCGCAAACTCAGTTTCCACACCTCCGCGCCGCTGGCGGCGTTGCAGGCTGAATCCACCATTGAAATGGGCGCAACGCTTGAGTCGCGTGGTATCAACGCGCAACGCTGGCTGCTGGTCACGCAGCAGGGTAAAGCTTGCGGCTGGTTTGACACGTATCAGCAGGCGACGGTGATTACGCCAGAAAACGTGAATCTCGGCGCGACTTTTTCTCCGCAGGGCGGCACGTTGCGCCAGTTGCTGGATTCGGCGCTCAGCTCCCCTTGCCATCGCGCCGTGGTCGTTGATGAACAGCTTGTCCCGCAGGGATCGCTGGCACTGGAGCATGTGCTGGATGCCTGTAAATCCCTGACACAGGAGGCGCTATGA
- the hutU gene encoding urocanate hydratase: protein MSSEFSRYRDVEIRAPRGNTLNAKSWLTEAPLRMLMNNLDPEVAENPKELVVYGGIGRAARNWECFDKMVEVLKQLNDDETLLVQSGKPVGVFKTHSNAPRVLIANSNLVPHWANWEHFNELDAKGLAMYGQMTAGSWIYIGSQGIVQGTYETFVEAGRQHYNGSLHGRWVLTAGLGGMGGAQPLAATLAGASSLNIECQQSRIDFRLRTHYVDEQASDLDDALARIARYTAEGKAVSIALHGNAAEILPELVKRGVRPDMVTDQTSAHDPLNGYLPQGMSWEEYRARAQSHPAETINAAKASMAEHVKAMLAFQQQDIPTFDYGNNIRQMAKEMGVENAFDFPGFVPAYIRPLFCRGIGPFRWAALSGDPEDIYRTDAKVKELIPDDEHLHHWLDMARERISFQGLPARICWVGLGQRARLGLAFNEMVRSGELSAPVVIGRDHLDSGSVASPNRETEAMQDGSDAVSDWPLLNALLNTASGATWVSLHHGGGVGMGFSQHSGVVIVCDGSDEAAERIARVLSNDPATGVMRHADAGYDIAIECARAQGLNLPMITD, encoded by the coding sequence ATGAGTAGTGAATTTTCCCGTTATCGTGATGTTGAAATCAGGGCGCCGCGCGGCAACACATTGAATGCTAAAAGCTGGTTGACCGAAGCGCCGCTGCGTATGCTGATGAACAACCTTGATCCCGAAGTCGCGGAAAACCCGAAAGAACTGGTGGTTTACGGGGGAATAGGACGGGCAGCGCGTAACTGGGAGTGCTTTGACAAAATGGTCGAGGTGCTGAAACAGCTTAATGATGATGAAACGCTGCTGGTGCAATCCGGCAAACCGGTCGGCGTATTTAAAACCCACAGTAACGCGCCGCGCGTCCTGATCGCCAACTCCAACCTGGTCCCCCACTGGGCCAACTGGGAACACTTCAACGAACTTGATGCCAAAGGGCTGGCGATGTACGGCCAGATGACCGCCGGATCCTGGATCTACATCGGCAGCCAAGGCATCGTTCAGGGCACCTACGAAACTTTTGTTGAAGCGGGGCGCCAGCACTATAACGGCAGCCTGCACGGACGCTGGGTGCTGACCGCAGGCCTAGGGGGAATGGGCGGCGCTCAACCGCTGGCCGCAACCCTGGCGGGGGCATCTTCGCTGAATATTGAATGCCAGCAGTCGCGTATCGACTTCCGTCTACGTACCCACTACGTCGATGAGCAGGCCAGCGATCTGGATGACGCACTGGCCCGAATCGCCCGCTATACCGCGGAAGGGAAAGCGGTATCCATTGCTCTGCACGGAAACGCGGCGGAAATTTTACCGGAACTGGTAAAACGCGGCGTGCGTCCGGATATGGTAACCGACCAGACCAGTGCCCACGATCCGCTCAACGGTTACCTGCCGCAGGGTATGAGCTGGGAAGAGTACCGCGCCCGCGCGCAGTCCCACCCGGCGGAGACGATCAACGCGGCGAAAGCCTCAATGGCAGAGCATGTTAAAGCTATGCTCGCCTTCCAGCAGCAGGACATTCCTACCTTCGATTACGGCAATAATATCCGCCAGATGGCGAAAGAGATGGGGGTGGAAAACGCTTTTGATTTCCCTGGTTTTGTTCCGGCCTATATTCGCCCGCTGTTCTGCCGAGGCATTGGCCCGTTCCGCTGGGCGGCGCTTTCCGGCGATCCGGAAGATATCTATCGCACCGACGCAAAAGTCAAAGAACTGATCCCCGATGACGAACACCTGCACCACTGGCTGGATATGGCCAGAGAACGCATCAGCTTCCAGGGGCTGCCGGCTCGTATCTGCTGGGTGGGGTTGGGGCAGCGCGCCCGCCTGGGTCTGGCGTTTAACGAAATGGTTCGCAGCGGCGAACTGTCAGCGCCGGTGGTGATCGGCCGCGATCACCTTGATTCCGGCTCCGTTGCCAGCCCTAACCGTGAAACCGAAGCGATGCAGGACGGCTCCGACGCGGTATCCGACTGGCCGCTGCTAAACGCGCTGCTGAATACCGCCAGCGGGGCAACTTGGGTTTCCCTGCACCACGGCGGCGGCGTAGGGATGGGCTTCTCCCAACACTCCGGCGTGGTCATCGTCTGCGACGGCAGCGATGAAGCGGCGGAACGCATCGCCCGGGTGCTGAGCAACGACCCGGCCACCGGCGTGATGCGCCATGCGGATGCGGGTTACGACATTGCGATTGAATGCGCCAGGGCACAGGGGCTCAACCTGCCAATGATTACGGATTAA
- the hutI gene encoding imidazolonepropionase, with protein sequence MYTLWHHCRIATMSGGHYQLLDDGAMLTHGSALLWVGMREELPDLPVAKRVDLLGRVVTPGLVDCHSHAVFGGDRAREFEMRLNGASYAEIAAAGGGIASTVNATRQASENQLLERAKLRIEAMCRDGVTALEIKSGYGLDLANERKMLRVIRRLGDALPLTVRSTCLAAHAVPVEYQDRADAWIDYICERLLPELHQEGLVDAVDAFCEHLAFSPSQVKRVFQTAQRLGLPVKIHAEQLSLQHGAALAARYHALSADHLEYLCEEDINVMARQGTVAVLLPGAYYFLREKQLPPLELLRQYRVPIALASDLNPGTSPVLSLRLMMNMACTLFHMTPEEALAGVTINGAKALGLDQICGSLEAGKEANFVAWDIAHPAELSYWLGGSLAKQVIYQGKEVYRD encoded by the coding sequence ATGTATACCCTTTGGCACCATTGCCGGATCGCTACTATGTCCGGTGGACATTATCAGTTGCTTGATGATGGTGCGATGCTGACCCACGGCTCAGCACTGTTGTGGGTTGGTATGCGGGAGGAACTGCCGGACTTGCCCGTCGCGAAGCGGGTGGATCTACTGGGCCGGGTAGTGACGCCGGGGCTGGTGGATTGCCACAGCCATGCGGTGTTTGGCGGCGATCGGGCCCGGGAGTTTGAAATGCGCCTCAATGGGGCGAGCTATGCGGAGATAGCAGCCGCCGGCGGGGGGATCGCCAGTACGGTCAATGCCACGCGGCAGGCCAGCGAAAACCAACTACTGGAGAGAGCCAAGCTGCGTATCGAGGCGATGTGCCGGGACGGCGTGACGGCGCTGGAAATCAAATCCGGCTACGGCCTGGACCTGGCTAACGAACGAAAAATGCTGCGGGTAATCCGCCGGTTAGGCGACGCCTTGCCGCTTACCGTGCGCAGTACCTGCCTGGCTGCCCATGCGGTGCCCGTCGAGTATCAGGATCGAGCGGATGCCTGGATTGACTACATTTGTGAACGACTTCTGCCGGAACTTCATCAGGAAGGATTGGTGGATGCGGTGGATGCGTTCTGCGAGCACCTGGCTTTTTCGCCCTCTCAGGTGAAGAGGGTATTCCAGACTGCCCAGCGACTGGGGCTGCCGGTGAAGATCCACGCCGAGCAGTTGTCGCTACAGCATGGGGCTGCGTTGGCCGCTCGCTATCATGCACTGTCGGCGGATCATCTCGAATATTTGTGCGAAGAAGATATCAACGTGATGGCGCGCCAGGGCACGGTGGCGGTTCTGTTGCCCGGCGCGTATTACTTCCTGCGTGAAAAACAGCTACCGCCACTGGAGCTGCTGCGCCAGTACAGAGTACCGATAGCCCTTGCCAGCGATTTAAATCCCGGAACTTCACCGGTGTTGTCCCTGCGACTGATGATGAACATGGCCTGTACGCTGTTTCACATGACGCCGGAAGAGGCACTGGCCGGGGTGACGATTAACGGCGCAAAAGCGCTGGGGCTGGATCAGATCTGCGGCTCTCTGGAAGCCGGAAAAGAAGCCAATTTTGTGGCATGGGACATCGCTCATCCGGCGGAGCTAAGCTACTGGCTGGGGGGCTCCCTTGCCAAACAGGTAATTTATCAAGGTAAGGAGGTTTATCGTGATTAA
- the hutG gene encoding N-formylglutamate deformylase yields the protein MIKAFDFRQGNLPLLVSMPHPGTLLTPEVAHGLTPRAQRLEDTDWHIPLLYQTIADMGASTLCARYSRYVVDINRPADDKPLYSTATTGLFTDIFFDGEALFVPGGAPDAAAKAAILENIWQPYHQALANELARLREKFGYALLWDAHSIKSVVPRLFEGRLPDLNFGTADGASCSPQLSEALLESCEAFPHYSRILNGRFKGGYITRHHGDPANHIHAVQLEMAQCCYMDEDNFAYIPEKGRQVQQLLEQLIIIVLQWGRKKYGVS from the coding sequence GTGATTAAGGCGTTTGATTTCCGGCAAGGGAACCTGCCGCTGCTGGTCAGTATGCCCCATCCGGGAACGTTATTAACCCCGGAAGTTGCCCACGGCCTCACGCCGAGAGCACAGCGTCTGGAAGATACCGACTGGCATATTCCCTTGCTCTATCAGACCATCGCGGACATGGGAGCCAGCACGCTGTGCGCCCGTTATTCCCGCTATGTGGTGGATATTAACCGTCCCGCGGACGATAAACCGCTCTACAGTACGGCGACTACCGGACTGTTTACCGATATCTTTTTTGACGGTGAAGCCCTGTTCGTACCGGGCGGTGCGCCGGACGCTGCGGCGAAGGCCGCGATTCTTGAAAACATCTGGCAGCCCTACCACCAGGCTCTGGCCAACGAACTGGCTCGTCTGCGCGAGAAATTCGGCTATGCGCTGCTATGGGATGCTCACTCGATTAAATCCGTGGTGCCGCGCCTGTTCGAAGGACGCTTGCCGGATCTGAACTTCGGCACGGCGGACGGTGCCAGTTGCTCGCCGCAACTCAGCGAGGCACTGCTGGAAAGCTGCGAGGCGTTCCCGCACTACAGCCGGATACTTAACGGTCGCTTTAAAGGTGGGTATATCACCCGCCACCATGGCGACCCCGCGAACCATATTCATGCGGTACAGTTGGAAATGGCCCAGTGCTGCTATATGGATGAAGATAACTTTGCCTATATTCCGGAGAAGGGGCGGCAGGTGCAACAGCTTCTGGAACAGTTGATTATTATCGTGTTGCAGTGGGGACGGAAGAAATATGGTGTGTCCTAA
- a CDS encoding F0F1 ATP synthase subunit epsilon codes for MAMTYHLDVVSAEQQMFSGLVQKIQVTGSEGELGIYPGHAPLLTAIKPGMIRIVKQHGEEEYIYLSGGVLEVQPNMVTVLSDTAIRGQDLDEARALEAKRKAEDHIRNSHGDVDYAQASAELTKAIAKLRVIELTRKAM; via the coding sequence ATGGCTATGACTTACCACCTGGATGTTGTGAGTGCGGAGCAGCAAATGTTCTCCGGTCTGGTGCAGAAGATCCAGGTAACGGGGAGCGAAGGCGAACTGGGTATTTATCCGGGACATGCCCCTCTGCTCACTGCCATTAAACCGGGTATGATCCGTATCGTTAAGCAGCACGGTGAAGAAGAGTATATCTACCTTTCTGGTGGCGTCCTTGAGGTGCAGCCGAATATGGTTACCGTACTGTCCGATACCGCTATTCGTGGACAGGATTTGGATGAAGCCCGTGCGTTGGAAGCGAAACGCAAAGCTGAAGACCATATCCGCAATTCGCATGGCGATGTGGATTATGCTCAGGCTTCCGCGGAGCTGACTAAAGCGATTGCGAAGCTGCGCGTTATCGAGCTGACCAGAAAAGCGATGTAA